The following are encoded together in the Tursiops truncatus isolate mTurTru1 chromosome 10, mTurTru1.mat.Y, whole genome shotgun sequence genome:
- the TREX1 gene encoding three-prime repair exonuclease 1 yields the protein MGSQALPPGPVQTLIFLDLEATGLPFSQPKVTELCLLAIHRWALERLPTPQGPPSTVPPPPRVLDKLSLCVAPGKACSPAASEITGLSTPMLAAHGRQCFDANLANMLRAFLQRQPQPWCLVAHNGDRYDFPLLQAELAVLGLASALEGAFCVDSIAALKALEQADSPSEHGPRKSYSLGSIYTRLYGQAPPDSHTAEGDVLALLSICQWRPRALLRWVDAHARPFSTVKPMYVVTASTGTSPRPSAATATVPLARARGTSPNRGGNRNPKPLSPVKSPGAPPREGLLAPLGLLAFLTLAVATLYRLSLAIPGQ from the coding sequence ATGGGCTCGCAGGCCTTGCCCCCGGGTCCTGTGCAGACCCTCATCTTCTTGGACCTGGAAGCCACTGGCCTGCCCTTCTcccagcccaaggtcacagagctatgCCTGCTGGCCATCCACAGATGGGCCCTGGAGAGACTTCCTACCCCTCAGGGGCCTCCTTCAACAGTGCCCCCACCACCCCGGGTGCTGGACAAGCTCTCCCTGTGCGTGGCTCCGGGGAAGGCCTGTAGCCCTGCAGCCAGTGAGATCACAGGTCTGAGCACACCTATGCTGGCTGCACACGGGCGTCAATGCTTCGATGCCAACCTGGCCAACATGCTCCGAGCCTTCCTGCAGCGCCAACCACAGCCCTGGTGCCTTGTGGCACACAACGGTGACCGCTACGACTTCCCCCTGCTCCAGGCAGAGCTGGCTGTGCTGGGCCTTGCCAGTGCTCTGGAGGGCGCCTTCTGTGTGGATAGCATTGCTGCCCTGAAGGCCCTGGAGCAAGCTGACAGCCCCTCAGAGCACGGCCCAAGGAAGAGCTACAGCCTGGGCAGCATCTACACGCGCCTGTACGGGCAGGCCCCACCAGACTCACACACAGCCGAGGGTGACGTCCTCGCCCTGCTCAGCATCTGTCAGTGGAGGCCACGAGCCCTGCTGCGGTGGGTAGATGCTCACGCCAGGCCCTTCAGCACCGTCAAGCCGATGTACGTGGTCACAGCCTCGACTGGAACCAGCCCAAGGCCATCTGCTGCTACGGCCACGGTACCCCTGGCCAGAGCCAGGGGCACCAGCCCCAACCGTGGTGGAAACAGGAACCCTAAGCCCCTTTCCCCAGTGAAGAGCCCTGGAGCCCCACCCAGGGAGGGACTGCTGGCCCCACTGGGCCTGCTGGCCTTCCTGACCTTGGCAGTAGCCACGCTGTATAGGCTGTCCTTGGCCATACCCGGGCAGTAG